In one Prochlorococcus marinus XMU1404 genomic region, the following are encoded:
- a CDS encoding bifunctional pantoate--beta-alanine ligase/(d)CMP kinase, with the protein MKKLIIRKTEEIENWRRNINGEVNFIPTMGNLHNGHIKLISTAKNDNSNVNLVSIFINPLQFDNKLDLENYPKTIDNDIKISFSNGADAIFIPSNEDIYPEKNKNIKFLKAPIELSSALCGLNRIGHFDGVCTVVYRLLNLIKPKNLYLGEKDWQQLLILKNLVLTKKLNVAIKSIPTQRDFDGIPLSSRNVHLSKNERKLIRFFSSELLEAKKNFQQEKKINLNEIIKKLTAKKISIEYLEHLHPHTLQKARSEDNISLLAGAIRCGDTRLIDHVFLMKRKPIIAIDGPAGSGKSTVTKLIAKKLKLLYLDTGAMYRALSWLMIKESIDYTKEKKLHKVLKDISIFFKSHTNSHQDVYVNNYCVTEEIRSQKISSIVSKISSIKEVRKFLVEEQRKIGESGGLVAEGRDIGTTVFPHAELKIFLTASIDERAKRRKSDKNSKDSQEIDLHTLKELLKKRDFEDSNREISPLIKANDAIEIITDGYSINEVVDKIIDLYNDKIPKETEIK; encoded by the coding sequence GTGAAGAAATTAATAATAAGGAAAACTGAAGAAATAGAAAATTGGAGGAGAAATATAAATGGTGAAGTTAACTTCATTCCAACAATGGGTAATCTTCATAATGGACATATAAAACTGATATCAACAGCAAAAAATGACAATTCTAATGTTAATTTAGTAAGTATTTTTATTAATCCACTTCAATTTGATAACAAGTTAGATTTAGAGAATTACCCTAAAACAATTGATAATGATATAAAAATCTCCTTTTCAAATGGCGCAGATGCCATCTTCATCCCAAGTAATGAAGATATATATCCAGAGAAAAATAAAAATATTAAATTCCTAAAAGCACCAATTGAATTATCTTCTGCATTATGTGGATTAAATCGAATTGGGCATTTTGATGGGGTTTGTACAGTAGTTTATAGATTACTTAATCTCATCAAGCCAAAAAATCTTTACTTAGGAGAAAAAGATTGGCAACAACTTTTAATTTTAAAAAATCTTGTCCTAACAAAGAAATTAAATGTTGCTATTAAATCTATTCCTACACAAAGAGATTTTGATGGAATTCCTTTAAGTTCACGTAATGTACATTTATCAAAAAACGAAAGAAAATTGATTAGGTTTTTTTCAAGTGAGTTATTAGAAGCAAAAAAAAATTTTCAACAAGAAAAAAAGATCAATTTAAACGAAATAATTAAAAAGCTAACAGCAAAAAAAATTTCAATTGAATATTTAGAACATTTACACCCTCATACACTCCAAAAAGCAAGATCTGAGGATAACATTTCGTTACTGGCTGGTGCGATAAGATGTGGAGATACAAGATTAATTGATCACGTTTTTCTAATGAAAAGAAAGCCGATTATTGCAATTGATGGTCCTGCAGGATCAGGTAAAAGTACTGTAACAAAGTTAATAGCGAAGAAACTTAAACTTTTATATTTAGATACTGGAGCCATGTATAGGGCATTGAGTTGGCTTATGATAAAAGAAAGTATTGATTATACAAAAGAAAAAAAATTACATAAAGTTCTTAAAGATATATCTATTTTTTTCAAGTCGCATACAAATTCACATCAGGATGTTTATGTTAATAACTATTGTGTTACTGAAGAAATTAGGTCGCAAAAGATAAGTTCCATCGTTTCTAAAATTTCCTCAATAAAAGAAGTAAGAAAATTCTTAGTAGAAGAACAAAGAAAAATTGGAGAATCAGGCGGACTTGTAGCTGAGGGAAGAGATATAGGAACTACTGTTTTTCCTCATGCAGAACTTAAAATATTTTTAACTGCTAGCATCGATGAAAGAGCAAAAAGAAGAAAATCTGATAAAAATAGTAAAGACTCACAAGAAATAGACCTTCATACATTAAAAGAACTTTTAAAGAAAAGAGATTTTGAAGATTCCAATAGGGAAATTTCACCTCTAATAAAAGCGAATGACGCAATAGAAATTATTACGGATGGATATTCTATCAATGAGGTAGTGGATAAAATTATTGATCTTTATAATGACAAGATTCCTAAAGAGACTGAGATCAAATAA
- the purM gene encoding phosphoribosylformylglycinamidine cyclo-ligase has product MDYKTSGVDIEAGREFVSEIKQAVEGTHTSNVIEGIGGFGGLFRIPIDSFKKPVLVSGTDGVGTKLELAQSKNFHFEVGIDLVAMCMNDIITSGAKPLFFLDYIATGKLDKKQLLQVVQGISHGCGENNCSLLGGETAEMPGFYSKNKYDLAGFCVGIVDEDKLINGKKVSENDLIIALKSNGVHSNGFSLVRKIIQNNNQIDKEFEKVSHLNFYDELLKPTKIYNNVINQMLSENIEIKAMSHITGGGIPENLPRCIPSDFIPYINTNSWEIPTLFKFLKDKGMIPEKDFWNTFNLGVGFCLIIDKQFRDAVLSICKDHDIDSWEIGKIVRKNDSTISKFLPEILT; this is encoded by the coding sequence ATGGATTACAAAACATCAGGTGTTGATATAGAAGCTGGACGAGAATTTGTTTCCGAAATTAAACAGGCAGTTGAAGGAACTCATACATCTAATGTGATTGAGGGTATTGGTGGGTTCGGAGGTTTGTTTAGAATTCCTATCGATAGTTTTAAAAAACCAGTTCTTGTTTCAGGAACTGATGGTGTTGGAACAAAATTAGAATTAGCCCAAAGTAAGAACTTTCACTTTGAGGTTGGTATTGATTTAGTTGCTATGTGCATGAACGATATCATTACTAGTGGTGCAAAACCTTTATTTTTTCTGGATTATATTGCCACTGGTAAACTCGATAAGAAACAGTTATTGCAGGTAGTTCAAGGAATTTCACATGGCTGCGGAGAAAATAACTGTTCATTACTTGGCGGAGAAACTGCTGAAATGCCTGGATTTTATTCAAAAAATAAGTATGATCTTGCAGGATTTTGTGTTGGAATAGTTGATGAAGATAAGCTTATTAATGGAAAAAAAGTATCTGAAAATGACTTAATAATTGCCTTAAAAAGTAATGGAGTGCATAGTAACGGCTTTAGTTTAGTAAGAAAAATTATTCAAAACAATAATCAAATAGATAAAGAATTTGAAAAAGTTTCTCATTTAAATTTTTATGATGAGTTATTGAAACCTACAAAAATTTACAATAATGTTATTAATCAAATGTTATCTGAGAATATAGAAATTAAAGCAATGTCTCATATTACTGGAGGCGGAATTCCAGAAAATTTACCAAGATGTATTCCTTCTGATTTTATTCCTTACATCAATACTAATTCTTGGGAAATACCTACTTTATTTAAATTCTTAAAAGATAAAGGAATGATTCCTGAAAAAGATTTTTGGAATACTTTCAATCTTGGAGTCGGATTTTGTTTAATTATTGATAAACAATTTAGGGACGCGGTATTAAGTATCTGTAAAGATCATGACATAGATAGTTGGGAAATTGGAAAGATAGTTCGAAAAAATGATTCAACAATTAGTAAATTTTTGCCAGAAATTTTAACTTAA
- a CDS encoding low molecular weight protein-tyrosine-phosphatase, with amino-acid sequence MKKISVLFVCLGNICRSPAAEAIFKCLLERKRLTDGFIVDSAGTGSWHIGKKADSRMRIAAERRDINILSRARQITSKDFDEFNYILAMDDSNFRNIQDLKNRTASNDFASIKKIQDFRSVFSEQEVPDPYFGGDEGFDYVLDILEDSVNGFLESIS; translated from the coding sequence ATGAAAAAAATTTCTGTTCTTTTTGTATGTTTGGGAAATATTTGTAGGTCTCCTGCAGCAGAAGCTATCTTTAAATGTCTACTTGAAAGGAAGAGATTAACCGATGGCTTTATTGTAGATTCTGCTGGAACTGGGAGTTGGCATATTGGAAAAAAAGCTGACTCTAGGATGAGAATTGCGGCAGAAAGAAGAGATATAAATATCTTAAGCAGGGCTCGTCAAATTACGAGCAAAGATTTTGACGAATTTAACTATATTCTTGCGATGGATGACTCAAATTTTAGAAATATTCAAGATCTTAAAAATAGAACAGCTTCAAATGACTTTGCATCAATTAAAAAAATACAAGATTTTAGATCAGTTTTTAGTGAGCAAGAAGTTCCTGATCCATATTTTGGAGGTGATGAGGGCTTCGATTATGTCCTTGATATTTTAGAAGACTCTGTAAACGGTTTTTTGGAAAGTATTTCTTGA
- a CDS encoding histidine phosphotransferase, translating into MPFANNQRITRRRSSAGPTPPKRPIGNNSESFGRQAQGPRPTFLTLRDHGKVFVADLPNLSDGQLAHISKEANEVLNSLEKRLSDLENEPNVSNPENDTLIKASTKRDVTLRFIKSIEEEQEHRKNNPALRDAASESLPRTFLEVARHRLPGATFDSLLREALEACAVDESTEENKVIDEPKETVKIMDIPSSNINASLVVSIDSSDDSKNDSI; encoded by the coding sequence ATGCCCTTTGCAAATAATCAAAGAATTACACGTAGACGTAGTTCCGCTGGCCCTACACCTCCAAAAAGACCAATAGGTAATAATTCTGAATCATTTGGTAGACAGGCTCAAGGCCCAAGACCAACTTTCTTGACACTAAGGGATCATGGGAAAGTTTTTGTCGCTGATTTGCCTAATTTGTCCGATGGTCAATTAGCCCATATTAGTAAGGAAGCTAATGAAGTTTTAAATAGTTTGGAAAAAAGACTTAGTGATCTTGAAAATGAACCTAATGTTAGTAATCCTGAAAACGATACGCTGATAAAAGCCTCTACCAAAAGAGATGTCACACTGAGGTTTATTAAATCAATAGAAGAAGAACAAGAACATAGAAAGAATAATCCTGCTTTACGAGATGCTGCATCTGAATCTTTACCAAGAACTTTTCTTGAGGTTGCTAGACATAGATTGCCTGGAGCAACTTTTGATTCACTACTTCGAGAGGCACTTGAAGCTTGTGCAGTTGATGAGAGTACTGAAGAAAATAAAGTTATTGATGAGCCTAAAGAAACTGTAAAAATTATGGATATACCCTCTTCCAACATAAATGCTTCACTTGTTGTTAGTATCGATTCAAGTGATGATTCCAAGAATGACTCTATTTGA
- a CDS encoding phycoerythrobilin:ferredoxin oxidoreductase yields the protein MLIQDTIFYRPDWRWHNFLKYLTNNLSKHNCLEKIIPSEYSYKESTYGSKKSKKNVYLSTWVVTHKKRIKLARAVCINSPNYSVLNFLIIPNTIYNVPFFGVDFVSLPNSHLLVLDFQPSLEIHNQYNNELLEKLIKLKNHCHSSLPLAEKMSVDVARFFSPGVIWSKLPKEERSDFLIANQLYTSFKEYLNLYLKILFESKEANIELQKELINGQNNYLKYRRDNDPARPMLSSLFGKEFTESLIKEVLFTT from the coding sequence ATGTTAATACAAGATACTATTTTTTATAGGCCAGATTGGAGATGGCATAATTTTCTAAAATATTTAACTAATAATTTAAGTAAACACAACTGTTTAGAAAAAATAATTCCTTCGGAATATTCTTATAAAGAATCTACTTATGGTTCAAAAAAATCAAAAAAAAATGTGTATCTCTCTACTTGGGTTGTAACGCATAAAAAAAGAATTAAATTAGCAAGAGCAGTCTGTATAAATAGTCCAAATTATTCTGTTTTAAATTTTTTAATTATTCCTAATACTATTTATAATGTCCCATTTTTTGGAGTAGATTTTGTTTCTCTACCTAATAGTCACTTATTAGTTTTAGATTTTCAGCCTTCATTAGAAATACATAATCAATACAATAATGAGTTATTAGAAAAGCTTATAAAACTCAAAAATCATTGTCATTCATCACTCCCATTAGCTGAAAAAATGTCTGTAGATGTAGCTAGATTTTTTTCTCCAGGAGTAATTTGGTCAAAATTACCAAAAGAAGAAAGAAGTGATTTTTTAATTGCTAATCAGCTTTATACCTCATTTAAGGAATATCTCAATTTGTATTTGAAAATTCTCTTCGAAAGCAAAGAAGCCAATATAGAACTGCAAAAAGAATTAATCAATGGTCAAAATAATTATTTGAAATATAGAAGAGATAACGATCCAGCAAGGCCAATGTTGTCGAGTTTGTTTGGTAAAGAATTTACTGAATCCTTAATTAAAGAAGTTTTATTTACTACTTAA
- a CDS encoding 15,16-dihydrobiliverdin:ferredoxin oxidoreductase codes for MFDSLVDFLKTNIDELNGHEIEISSEFREHHNEDSKYIIKNWLFSSPEYRKWRITRLDGGKKLQVFNTVAYPNFDSEMPILGADILWFGTSQKLLAILDYQPLIQEGKYLEKYCSSLGIIKKKYSEFDNNKMKNIYDSKKYFSPWVIICRGNKLNLDRDLNNIFHSFVNNYFNIYKSNPVNQFLNAEEIKINQIKYDKYSFEKDPADKLFKSFFGEKWTKKFINKFLFTLNNEIIN; via the coding sequence ATGTTTGATTCATTAGTTGATTTTCTTAAAACCAATATTGATGAATTAAATGGTCATGAAATAGAAATATCTAGTGAATTTAGAGAACATCACAATGAAGATTCAAAATATATTATTAAAAATTGGCTTTTTTCATCTCCAGAATATAGAAAGTGGCGAATAACAAGATTAGATGGTGGCAAAAAACTGCAAGTGTTTAATACGGTCGCATATCCAAATTTTGATAGTGAAATGCCTATTTTAGGAGCTGATATTTTATGGTTTGGAACTTCTCAAAAGTTATTAGCAATACTTGATTATCAACCTTTAATTCAAGAAGGCAAATATCTTGAAAAGTATTGTTCAAGTTTAGGTATTATAAAGAAAAAATATTCTGAATTTGATAATAATAAAATGAAGAATATATATGATTCAAAAAAGTATTTTTCCCCATGGGTGATTATATGTAGAGGTAATAAATTAAATCTTGATAGAGATTTAAATAATATTTTCCATTCATTTGTAAACAACTATTTTAACATTTATAAATCGAATCCTGTTAATCAATTTTTAAATGCAGAAGAAATAAAGATTAATCAAATTAAATATGATAAGTATAGTTTTGAAAAAGATCCTGCAGATAAATTGTTTAAATCTTTTTTTGGAGAAAAATGGACAAAAAAATTTATTAATAAATTTCTTTTTACATTAAATAATGAGATTATCAATTGA